The genome window GTCTCAGTGAGGCGCAACGGCCCCGGTTATTCCTCATCCCCGGTGACAGAGCCGGGGTTGGCACCTTGCAGGTTCAGTCACTCAAGTCAGACCACAATCGATCTGTGTCTCAAATGTCGATGTCGGTCACACCACGTAACAACCGGCCCAGTGGCAGGCTGATTTCACGTTGGGCGGCAATCACATATCCCGCAGGTGGTGCCTCGCCACGTAGTACGCGGTCGCTGGCAGCCAGTGAAGCAGGGATTTCGGTCGGCAGGTCCCAGAAGGGGTCTTGTTCCGGTAAGGTTGGCCGATCCACCGGGGGCATCTGCTCCGGCCCAGCCAGCACGATGATGCGTACCGACATAGCTGCGGCTGAGCCGGCCTGGGCCGCGGTCGGTGGCACCAGCAACAGAAACTCGCCACGGTCATCGCCCATCGCCCTGCCAACGATGCGGTCTGCCGCCAGCGCCTCCAACGCCGCCACATCCGCAATGGCGCTATTACCGGGAATCGTCGCCACCACGCGTATCCAACGGGCTGGGCGCCGTAACAGTGGGCCTGCTGCTGCCCGCATGACCCTGGCACGCAGGCCGGTCGCGGTGTTCGACGCCGCATAGCTGGCACCGGGATACAACCAGGGACGACAGCCACGTGCAGCCGGTGGATTAGCCTCCGCGGTGGCTGGCAAGGGCACAGTAATCCGCAAGCGGCGCGGCACATAGCGGCGCCCACTTCGTTCCACCGACGGCCATTCATCCACCGCATCGGCCAGTCGGATATCGATCTGTCGACTTTGGGCTGCCAACCAGGTGTCGTAACGCAGTGCAAAACGGTTCGAAGGGTGCCGATCGAATAGTGGCCTTGCATTACCCAGCACCAGGTCATCGAAGCCTACCCATAACGGTGTCAGCACTGGTTGTTGGCGAGCGGCATCCAGTGACTCCACCCCCAATGCCAGACGATGGATGGATTCGACGTATTCGCTGCGCACAAAACTGTTCACAATGCCTCCGTGGTGGGCCGGCTGCCGGTAACACCCGTCACCACATCCGGTTCGCGGGCCTGGGGTCGGCCATCCACCCTGACGACACGGGCGATGTAAGGCACGCTTAGGTGGTAATCGATGGGAAGCGAATCAAAAATGCGCATCAGCGACTCGGTGTCGATTTCCTCCAGCACCAGTTGCATGCTTTCATTGGCAGCCCAGTCACCTGCCCCGGCCAGCAAAGGGCCAGACACTATTGGCGTATCCTCGATGGCCTGCATGGCCCGTCCCAGAATGCGGTGTTCGTTTTCCGCCACATCGGCCCAGGCCGTCAACAGGAAATGCAGATCCAACGCCAGATGCGACCGGCCGTCATAGCTGCCGACAGCAGACCAGGCTGCACGCATGGTTTTGTTGAAGTCGACCCGATAGAGAAAAATGGTCAATGCCGGACGCTGGGTCTGTTGTGCAAAGGTTGCCGGTACCAAATCCTCGGTGCGCACAATCGCCACCGTCACCGCGCTGGGATTGGGCTGCAACGGCGTGGCCAACGGGTGCTCTTCCGCAAAGCGAATCTGCAGCAGACGCTGGATGCTTCTGCCAGCAGCCGATACGCTGGTGAACCCTGCCACGATTGCCTCCTGTCATCCGGTGTGTCACATGCAGCACGCGTCGTTCAATGTTCCATCGGGCTATCAATACGCCCGTACTTTTCCTCGTAATCTTCCACGCAACGGCGCATCAACAAAGCCATCGCTTTCATTTGCTCTGGCCCCATCACCAACCAGGTATGAATGGCCGGCCCAGTCGAATCGTCATACAGCTGGCCGAAATCCAGCAGGAATTCGGCATGATTGAACCCAACCTGCAAATGATTGGCATAACGACGTTCCCGCCGATCCGGCTCATAGGGCTCGGATACAGGCATCAACTTGGATTCCACTTTCACCTCCCGTCCGAGCTGGTTCATTGCAGTACGCAATGGCCATGCCTGGACCAGCTGCCGTGGTTTAGTCAATATTTTTCAATAGCTTGATAGAAGATAAGAAGATCAGTGAATCATAATGTGACATCACGATGTGACACTGAATGTGACACAAGAACAAGCCACCCCTTGCAGGCATTGGTACATATGACTGGCCCAATGTGACAAGTACGTCACAGTGGCAGATATGAATACAATCATCACCACAGACTGGACAAATCGGCGGTAGACACTTCAACGGTTTGAATTGGACCCCGTGCCACCGTCGTACTCGCATGTTTCGCCCGACAAGGTGGTATGGGTGCAGCCAATTGACTGCACCCAACACGACAGATCAATCGATCTGTGGTCGCTGACGGATTGAATCAAGCAACGCCGCTTTTTCCTTTGGCATGGCAACTTGCTTGCCATCGGCCCCTTGGTGAACGGCATACCCGGAACGCGCCAGGTCCACCAGTTCTTGAGCAAAAAACGTCAACTGATCGCTCTGGACATTGCGATCGTGATCGGCCGGTTTCAGGAACCTGGACGGCCCGGCACTACCGGCAGCGCTTTCCAGCTGGGATGCATACTGCTGCCAGTTACCATCGTGTGCAGCCTGATTGTGTTGGTTGACGATATGTTCCGGCACATGGCTTTCCAGTTTGAAAGCGGCGCCCCGATCGACGCCATTTTGCATCCACCCTTGATTCAAATAGTCCGTCCAGGCCTCGTCAGGCGCATTCAGCACAGCGCCGTGGGGAATATTGTGGGATTGATTGGCCGGCAGTTCGGTACGATGTTGTTGTCGATCGTCCGCCCGATTGCGCTCTACCCAAGGTTTTTGATCATTCGCCCAATTGCCGAGAGAATGCATATTGACAACGGCGGCCGGGTCATCTTTCCGGTCATCTTTTTTCACCCAGTTGGGTATTGCATCCCGTGTTGCCTGTGCTGGTGGGTCGTCCCGAAGCTCCTTGAGTGCTACGATTGTATCCATATGCCCAGCGCTTCTTAGCGTCTGGAATGCCGCAGCATAGTCCTCGTGCGCGATGCGATCCATCGCCTCGAAGTTATCAAACCGTCGGAGCCTTGTTTCGCTCTTGTCATTAGCGGCCTCAATATTCGCAGCCAACAAATGTGGGAACTGGTTTAGCGTGTCTTGAAGCGCTTGCGCCCGATGTTCCTGAAATGGTTGGTGAGTGGTCGCCTG of Chitinivorax sp. B contains these proteins:
- a CDS encoding DUF3467 domain-containing protein encodes the protein MNQLGREVKVESKLMPVSEPYEPDRRERRYANHLQVGFNHAEFLLDFGQLYDDSTGPAIHTWLVMGPEQMKAMALLMRRCVEDYEEKYGRIDSPMEH
- a CDS encoding DUF4255 domain-containing protein; translated protein: MAGFTSVSAAGRSIQRLLQIRFAEEHPLATPLQPNPSAVTVAIVRTEDLVPATFAQQTQRPALTIFLYRVDFNKTMRAAWSAVGSYDGRSHLALDLHFLLTAWADVAENEHRILGRAMQAIEDTPIVSGPLLAGAGDWAANESMQLVLEEIDTESLMRIFDSLPIDYHLSVPYIARVVRVDGRPQAREPDVVTGVTGSRPTTEAL